One Campylobacter massiliensis DNA window includes the following coding sequences:
- a CDS encoding valine--tRNA ligase, translating to MAEFYDAKEVEDKFYKIWEERRYFEIDANKNIRKDGRKFCIMMPPPNVTGSLHIGHALTFTLQDIMTRYKRMDGYKTLWQPGLDHAGIATQNVVEKQLLAQGIKKEELGREKFVEKVWEWKEKSGGMIVHQMRKLGISPAWSRQRFTMDEGLRIAVKKAFVNLYEKGLIVRENYMINWCTHDGALSDIEVEHKENKDKLYHLRYYFADKPSEYVVVATTRPETYFGDTAVMVNPNDERYKNLIGKKVVLPIIGRKIEIIADEHVDMEFGTGLVKVTPAHDTNDYEVGKRHDLEFITVFDEKGILNEQCAQFKGLERLEARDVIVAELEKLGNVEKIEDYENQVGYCYRCKNVVEPYISKQWFVKKQIADDAIAKVGEGLAKFYPAHWINSFNAWMRELRDWCISRQLWWGHQIPVFYCNECEHEWADEGEPTQCPKCKSANFLQDPDVLDTWFSSGLWPFSTLGWGNGEELKNEKWFEGDLAEFYPNNLLITGFDILFFWVARMMFQGENALGKLPFDDIYLHALVKDEQGRKMSKSLGNVIDPLVSIDEYSADILRFTLALLAVQGRDIKLSDEKMKLVRNFTNKLYNASKYLLLNESKFANLSDAKIETKLGKYMLSRFNECVREVRENIDAYRFNDAANAIYKFLWDEFCDWGIELSKADKGSVKELGAIFKEAMRLLSPFMPFISEYLFHELSSSNLENASSIMIEEYPQANERDLQIEKTFELVIEAIVAIRRAKATIEQGNSKIAKAFIKLNGNENLTEATNYIALLAKCEQIEFCDAKIENAARDVSENLEAFVPLEGVDMSAVIMRLRSQKTKLEKEIAKLSSMLNNDKFVASAPQAVVEANREGLQSAQEKFAKVCDELKAFGE from the coding sequence ATGGCGGAATTTTACGACGCAAAAGAAGTAGAAGATAAATTTTATAAAATTTGGGAAGAACGCAGGTATTTCGAGATAGACGCGAACAAAAACATCCGCAAAGACGGCCGTAAATTTTGCATCATGATGCCGCCTCCAAACGTAACTGGCTCGCTTCACATCGGGCACGCCCTAACCTTTACATTGCAAGACATAATGACGCGCTACAAAAGAATGGACGGCTACAAAACGCTGTGGCAGCCGGGCCTTGATCACGCAGGTATCGCCACGCAAAACGTCGTTGAAAAGCAGCTCCTAGCCCAAGGCATCAAAAAAGAAGAGCTCGGACGCGAAAAATTCGTAGAAAAAGTCTGGGAATGGAAAGAAAAAAGCGGCGGTATGATCGTGCATCAGATGCGAAAACTAGGCATCTCTCCGGCATGGTCGCGCCAGAGATTTACGATGGATGAAGGGCTCAGGATAGCCGTCAAAAAAGCCTTCGTAAATCTCTACGAAAAAGGGCTCATCGTACGCGAAAACTACATGATAAACTGGTGTACTCACGACGGCGCGCTCAGCGACATCGAGGTCGAGCATAAGGAAAACAAAGACAAACTTTATCATTTGAGATACTATTTTGCAGATAAGCCAAGCGAATATGTTGTAGTTGCTACCACTAGGCCTGAAACATATTTCGGCGACACTGCCGTCATGGTAAATCCAAACGACGAACGTTATAAAAATTTGATCGGCAAAAAAGTCGTCCTACCGATAATCGGTCGCAAGATCGAGATCATCGCCGACGAGCACGTCGATATGGAGTTTGGAACTGGTCTTGTGAAAGTCACCCCGGCGCACGATACTAACGACTACGAAGTCGGCAAAAGGCATGATTTAGAGTTTATCACCGTTTTTGACGAAAAAGGCATCCTAAACGAGCAGTGCGCGCAGTTTAAGGGGCTAGAAAGACTTGAAGCCAGAGACGTCATCGTCGCAGAGCTAGAAAAGCTCGGGAACGTCGAGAAGATCGAAGACTACGAAAATCAAGTCGGCTACTGCTACCGCTGCAAAAACGTCGTCGAGCCATACATCTCAAAGCAGTGGTTCGTCAAAAAACAGATCGCAGACGACGCGATCGCAAAGGTCGGCGAAGGCTTAGCTAAATTTTACCCAGCACACTGGATAAATAGCTTTAACGCCTGGATGCGCGAGCTTCGCGACTGGTGTATCTCGCGCCAGCTATGGTGGGGGCATCAGATCCCGGTATTTTACTGTAATGAGTGCGAACACGAGTGGGCGGACGAAGGCGAACCGACGCAGTGCCCAAAATGCAAAAGCGCAAATTTCCTTCAAGACCCGGACGTCCTTGATACCTGGTTTAGCTCGGGACTTTGGCCGTTTAGCACGCTTGGTTGGGGCAACGGCGAGGAGCTAAAAAACGAGAAATGGTTTGAGGGCGATTTGGCCGAATTTTACCCAAACAACCTGCTAATCACCGGCTTTGATATTTTGTTTTTCTGGGTGGCTAGGATGATGTTTCAGGGCGAAAACGCGCTAGGCAAGCTGCCGTTTGACGACATCTACCTGCACGCTTTGGTTAAAGACGAGCAAGGTAGAAAGATGAGTAAAAGCCTAGGCAACGTCATCGACCCGCTCGTTAGCATAGACGAATACAGCGCCGATATCCTGCGCTTTACGCTTGCGCTACTTGCCGTGCAGGGACGCGACATAAAGCTAAGCGACGAAAAGATGAAGCTAGTGAGAAATTTTACGAACAAGCTTTACAACGCGAGCAAATACCTGCTGCTAAACGAGTCTAAATTTGCAAATTTAAGCGACGCAAAAATCGAAACGAAGCTTGGCAAATACATGCTAAGCCGCTTTAACGAGTGCGTGCGCGAAGTGCGAGAGAACATAGACGCCTACCGCTTTAACGACGCGGCAAACGCGATTTATAAATTTTTATGGGACGAGTTTTGCGACTGGGGCATCGAGCTTAGCAAAGCCGACAAAGGCAGCGTAAAAGAGCTTGGAGCGATATTTAAAGAGGCGATGAGGCTACTGAGTCCGTTTATGCCGTTTATCTCCGAATACCTTTTCCACGAGCTTAGCAGTTCAAATTTAGAAAACGCAAGCTCGATCATGATAGAGGAGTATCCGCAGGCTAACGAGCGTGATTTGCAGATAGAAAAGACCTTTGAGCTGGTGATCGAGGCCATAGTAGCTATCCGCCGCGCAAAGGCGACCATCGAGCAAGGCAACTCAAAGATCGCAAAAGCCTTCATCAAGCTAAACGGAAACGAAAATTTGACCGAGGCAACAAACTATATCGCACTGTTAGCTAAATGCGAGCAGATCGAGTTTTGCGACGCTAAAATAGAAAACGCAGCGCGCGACGTGAGCGAAAATTTAGAGGCATTCGTGCCGCTTGAGGGCGTGGATATGAGCGCTGTTATCATGCGACTGCGGTCGCAAAAAACCAAACTGGAAAAAGAGATAGCAAAGCTCTCAAGTATGCTAAACAACGATAAATTCGTGGCCTCCGCTCCGCAAGCCGTGGTCGAAGCCAACCGCGAAGGACTGCAAAGCGCGCAGGAAAAATTCGCCAAAGTATGCGACGAACTAAAGGCGTTTGGCGAGTAG